A window from Malania oleifera isolate guangnan ecotype guangnan chromosome 7, ASM2987363v1, whole genome shotgun sequence encodes these proteins:
- the LOC131160756 gene encoding uncharacterized mitochondrial protein AtMg00240-like, whose product MARSKNGISCCQRKYALDILQDTGILGAKLVALPMESNLKLTATDSDLYEDPLAYRWMVRRLLYLTIIRPDLAYSVQVLSQFLAKPFVTHYQAAIRVLRYINATPEQGIFFSSSSELQLKAFSDSDWAGCVDTRRSVTGFAIFLGNSLISRKSKKQATISRSSVEAKYKALASTTCEI is encoded by the coding sequence ATGGCGAGGTCTAAAAATGGCATATCATGCTGTCAAAGAAAGTATGCCTTAGACATACTTCAAGACACTGGAATTCTCGGTGCTAAGCTTGTTGCCTTACCAATGGAGTCGAATCTTAAACTTACTGCAACAGATTCTGATCTCTATGAAGATCCTTTAGCTTATAGATGGATGGTTAGAAGATTATTATACCTAACAATCATTAGACCTGACCTTGCATATTCAGTTCAAGTTTTGAGTCAATTCCTTGCCAAACCATTTGTTACTCATTACCAAGCAGCTATTAGAGTACTCAGATATATAAATGCTACACCTGAACAAGGTATATTCTTCTCCTCTTCATCAGAATTGCAACTCAAGGCCTTCTCAGACAGTGACTGGGCAGGGTGTGTTGATACTAGAAGGAGTGTAACAGGTTTTGCTATTTTCCTAGGCAACTCATTGATCTCAAGGAAAAGTAAAAAGCAGGCTACCATTAGCAGATCTTCTGTAGAAGCAAAATACAAAGCCCTTGCTTCAACAACATGTGAGATCTAG